The following proteins come from a genomic window of Nodosilinea sp. FACHB-141:
- a CDS encoding DUF3318 domain-containing protein — MTSYATATARADMGELRRLRSLLPPELQSWVTVESAIDVTPPLITCEELGKDQVEIQVDLIKWEQLALDQRNLLFWHEVGRIQNDTIPRDGWEMAALAIGLGGAVGELWVQDGLLLMLALGLCGFSSWRLYKRNNNQKTLQESITADERAIAIATRFGYTLPNAYKSLGSALKTLIEQTPKKRQRDRYIKRLEALKKSAAKAKESARAERGDMRSAY; from the coding sequence ATGACCTCGTACGCCACCGCCACTGCCCGCGCCGATATGGGTGAGCTTCGCCGTCTGAGAAGTCTGCTGCCCCCAGAGCTTCAGAGCTGGGTGACGGTGGAGTCAGCCATTGATGTCACCCCACCGCTGATCACCTGCGAGGAGCTGGGCAAAGACCAGGTCGAAATTCAAGTCGATCTGATTAAGTGGGAGCAGCTAGCTCTAGACCAGCGCAACCTGCTGTTTTGGCATGAGGTTGGCCGCATTCAGAACGACACCATTCCCCGCGACGGTTGGGAGATGGCGGCTCTAGCTATTGGTCTTGGTGGCGCCGTGGGGGAACTGTGGGTGCAGGATGGGCTGCTGCTCATGCTGGCCTTGGGGCTTTGCGGATTTTCCAGCTGGCGGCTCTACAAGCGCAACAACAACCAGAAGACGCTGCAAGAAAGCATCACCGCTGACGAGCGGGCGATCGCCATTGCCACGCGCTTTGGCTACACCCTGCCCAACGCCTACAAGAGCCTGGGCAGCGCCCTCAAAACCTTAATTGAGCAAACTCCCAAGAAGCGTCAGCGCGATCGCTACATCAAGCGTCTCGAAGCCCTCAAAAAGAGCGCCGCTAAAGCCAAAGAAAGCGCCCGAGCTGAACGCGGCGACATGCGATCGGCCTACTAA
- a CDS encoding Uma2 family endonuclease, which yields MVQATNTRAMSFEEFIQWIPESGGQYELYSGYVIEMQPTGAHELIGAFLAEELTLHFRQQNLPYTIPKSGLIKPQQPESGYCPDVIVLDKRELAHEPLWESASTVQFGKTVPLLIEVVSTNWRDDYGHKLVEYEAMGVQEYWIVDYRALGAVRYIGQPKQPTITLCQLIEGEYQMQRFVSNQALESSTFPCLNLSVDQILISASY from the coding sequence ATGGTTCAAGCCACCAACACCCGCGCCATGAGTTTCGAGGAATTTATCCAATGGATTCCTGAAAGCGGTGGTCAGTACGAACTCTACAGCGGGTACGTTATTGAAATGCAGCCCACCGGAGCCCACGAACTTATCGGTGCCTTTTTGGCTGAAGAGTTAACCCTGCACTTTCGGCAGCAAAACCTGCCCTACACCATTCCTAAAAGCGGGTTAATCAAGCCTCAGCAGCCCGAGTCGGGCTATTGCCCCGATGTGATTGTGCTCGATAAGCGTGAGCTAGCGCACGAACCCCTCTGGGAAAGTGCTTCCACTGTGCAGTTTGGCAAAACGGTACCCTTGCTGATTGAAGTGGTCAGCACCAACTGGCGCGACGATTACGGCCATAAACTCGTGGAGTACGAAGCCATGGGTGTTCAGGAATACTGGATTGTGGACTATCGGGCTTTGGGAGCCGTGCGCTACATCGGTCAGCCCAAACAGCCCACCATCACCCTTTGTCAGCTCATTGAGGGCGAATACCAAATGCAGCGGTTTGTCAGCAACCAAGCGCTCGAATCAAGCACTTTCCCGTGCCTCAACCTTTCCGTGGATCAGATTTTGATATCAGCCAGCTATTAG
- the dusB gene encoding tRNA dihydrouridine synthase DusB, with amino-acid sequence MVSLSSTLLQRLRSPLVIGSVTIQSRVLQAPLSGVTDRAFRQLVRRYAPVSMLYTEMVQATGVCHAQQLEKIMDIGDREQPISIQLFDCRPDFMAAAASKAVAEGAKTIDINMGCPVNKITKKGGGSSLLRQPEIAEAIVRTVAEAVPVPVTVKTRLGWDDDHINAIEFARRMEAAGAQMLTLHGRTRSQGYHGPARWDWIARVKASLSIPVIANGDIVSVESAVRCLKETGADGVMCSRGTLGYPFLVGEIDGFLKTGIVPAAPTSVELLRCAREHLGLLWQYKGQKGIHQARKHMAWYVKGFEGAAPLRQQLCQIDAVEAGYDLLDRAIAQLDSTIEQREATALVDPETLAPLM; translated from the coding sequence ATGGTTTCTCTCTCCTCCACGCTCTTGCAGCGGCTGCGATCGCCCCTGGTGATCGGCTCGGTAACTATCCAGAGCCGGGTGCTCCAGGCCCCCCTCTCGGGCGTGACCGATCGCGCCTTTCGTCAGCTAGTGCGTCGCTACGCGCCAGTCTCGATGCTCTACACCGAGATGGTGCAGGCCACTGGGGTTTGCCATGCCCAGCAGCTGGAGAAGATTATGGATATTGGCGATCGCGAGCAGCCCATATCTATTCAGCTGTTTGACTGTCGCCCCGACTTTATGGCTGCTGCCGCTAGCAAAGCTGTCGCCGAGGGAGCTAAAACCATCGATATCAACATGGGCTGCCCGGTGAACAAAATCACCAAAAAAGGCGGCGGGTCGTCGCTGCTGCGCCAGCCCGAGATAGCTGAAGCGATCGTGCGCACTGTGGCTGAGGCGGTGCCCGTACCTGTCACCGTCAAAACTCGCCTGGGCTGGGATGATGACCACATCAACGCGATCGAATTTGCCCGCCGCATGGAGGCGGCTGGGGCTCAAATGCTCACCCTCCACGGTCGCACCCGTAGTCAGGGCTACCACGGCCCTGCCCGCTGGGATTGGATTGCCCGAGTCAAGGCGTCCCTCTCAATTCCGGTGATTGCTAACGGCGATATTGTCTCAGTGGAGTCAGCGGTGCGCTGCCTAAAAGAAACTGGGGCCGATGGGGTGATGTGCTCACGGGGGACTCTGGGCTACCCCTTTTTGGTGGGTGAAATCGACGGATTCTTAAAAACCGGCATCGTCCCTGCGGCGCCTACCTCAGTGGAGCTGCTGCGCTGTGCCCGCGAGCACCTGGGGCTGCTGTGGCAGTACAAAGGTCAGAAGGGCATTCACCAGGCCCGCAAGCACATGGCCTGGTATGTCAAAGGTTTTGAGGGAGCCGCTCCCCTCCGCCAGCAGCTTTGCCAGATTGATGCGGTGGAAGCTGGCTATGATCTGTTAGATAGGGCGATCGCTCAGCTCGACAGCACAATAGAGCAGCGAGAGGCGACTGCCCTCGTAGACCCCGAGACATTGGCCCCTTTAATGTGA